CCGTGGTGGCAGCTACACACCGGAACAACTGGCTGCGGTGTACAGCCAGGACATCGTGTTTACTGATCCCGCACACAGCATCCACGGCTTGCCAGCACTCTGCGCTTACCTGAACCACCAGTACAGCAACGTCACCAACTGCCGTTTCATCGCGACAGGCGAGTGGGCGACAGGCGAAGTGACCAGCAGCCAGAAATCCGGCGTAGCCTGCCTGTTTCTGCAATGGGATATGCAGGTACGTCACCCGAAACTCAACGGCGGGCGCATGATCACTGTCAACGGCCTGTCACAACTGCAGTGCCGTGTACAGACCGACGGCAACCAGCGGATTGCGATGCACCGCGACTACTTCGACCTCGGCCAGCTGTTGTACGAGAACGTGCCGGTACTCGGCGCACTCAACCGCCGCCTCAAGAAAGGAATGTCGTCATGAGTGCGCGTTTTGCACAGTTTCTCTCGCAACCGCGCACCGCCTGGATCACCGGCGCCAGTTCCGGCATCGGCCGCGAACTCGCGCTGCAGCTGGCGCAAGCAGGCCACCGCGTGGTGATCAGCGCGCGCAATGCCGAGGCACTGCAAGCAATGGCAACACAGTATCCACAACAGTTGTTGCCACTGCCTGTCGATATTGCCGATAACAGCGCCATGGCAGAAGCCAGCGCCCAACTGGCTGCGCTGGCGCCCGCGC
The DNA window shown above is from Cellvibrionales bacterium and carries:
- a CDS encoding nuclear transport factor 2 family protein: MTLSALTQALLALYNRGGSYTPEQLAAVYSQDIVFTDPAHSIHGLPALCAYLNHQYSNVTNCRFIATGEWATGEVTSSQKSGVACLFLQWDMQVRHPKLNGGRMITVNGLSQLQCRVQTDGNQRIAMHRDYFDLGQLLYENVPVLGALNRRLKKGMSS